A genome region from Chengkuizengella sp. SCS-71B includes the following:
- a CDS encoding AbrB/MazE/SpoVT family DNA-binding domain-containing protein, producing the protein MKATGIVRRIDDLGRVVIPKELRRVMGIREGDPLEIFADKEKAVLKKFHAGCVTCGRVDRPMNKLYPETLICMNCVKVIVENQEKIISEMQ; encoded by the coding sequence ATGAAAGCTACAGGTATTGTAAGACGGATTGATGATTTAGGTAGAGTTGTGATTCCTAAAGAATTGAGACGTGTGATGGGTATTAGAGAAGGGGATCCACTTGAAATATTCGCGGACAAGGAAAAGGCTGTTCTTAAAAAATTTCATGCAGGTTGTGTTACTTGCGGTCGAGTGGATCGCCCTATGAATAAGCTATATCCCGAAACGCTTATTTGTATGAATTGTGTAAAAGTTATTGTTGAAAATCAAGAGAAGATTATTAGTGAAATGCAATGA